A window of the Natronorubrum daqingense genome harbors these coding sequences:
- a CDS encoding tyrosine-type recombinase/integrase: MVRHSHQDALSESEFTQLLESTDDLSKPYDAECLFVLVAAGRLGMRAGEIAHLRESWIDWDTNQIQIPRFDPCDHGKNGTVCGYCRAQADLAVENGTYGTLEEAVENRWEPKTENSARAIPFDFDPFIETVVREFFDDRDCWPHSRVSINRRVDRVLEAAGYPTSKCYPHSLRATAASHHAYRGLPAAALQSLFGWSNLQTAQKYLRLSGGATAKALKDAHGD; the protein is encoded by the coding sequence TCTGAATCGGAGTTCACGCAGCTCCTCGAGTCGACCGACGACCTCTCGAAACCCTACGATGCCGAGTGTCTGTTCGTCCTGGTCGCAGCGGGACGCCTCGGCATGCGCGCGGGAGAGATCGCGCACCTACGCGAGTCGTGGATCGACTGGGATACCAACCAGATCCAAATACCGCGCTTCGATCCCTGCGACCACGGCAAGAACGGTACTGTCTGTGGCTACTGTCGCGCGCAAGCAGACCTTGCTGTCGAGAACGGCACCTACGGAACGCTCGAGGAAGCTGTCGAGAACCGTTGGGAGCCCAAGACTGAGAATAGCGCGCGAGCGATTCCGTTCGATTTCGACCCGTTCATCGAGACCGTTGTCCGCGAGTTCTTCGACGACCGCGACTGCTGGCCACACTCGCGCGTCTCCATCAACCGGCGCGTCGATCGGGTGCTCGAGGCCGCCGGCTATCCGACGTCCAAGTGCTACCCGCACAGCCTTCGGGCGACCGCTGCAAGTCATCACGCCTATCGTGGGCTGCCAGCAGCCGCTCTCCAGTCTCTTTTCGGCTGGAGCAACCTCCAGACCGCACAGAAATACCTCCGGCTCAGTGGCGGTGCAACGGCGAAGGCGCTAAAAGATGCGCACGGCGATTA